Proteins co-encoded in one Deltaproteobacteria bacterium genomic window:
- a CDS encoding TIGR00153 family protein encodes MRLSLASLFIKSPFEELQRHADKVKECAKLFKQAAACHVSEDCESFDLLTEQVARMESEADDIKRRIRNHLPRGILMPVDKFQFFQYLREQDKVIDEVEDAMFWLSFRPRGVPHEIATDLIHLVDSVIPPIDKLPDLVAMATEYFRSRSEAQRNKMKSLIRDIRQDEREADHLERELKFKIFSSIKDPLIVFHMIRLVEIVGDIADHAQNASDRMRAMIAK; translated from the coding sequence ATGCGCCTATCACTCGCTTCTCTATTTATCAAATCTCCATTTGAAGAGTTGCAGAGACATGCTGACAAGGTTAAGGAATGTGCCAAACTGTTCAAACAAGCAGCAGCCTGCCATGTTAGCGAGGATTGTGAATCATTCGACCTTTTGACGGAACAGGTGGCCCGAATGGAAAGCGAGGCCGATGATATCAAGCGCCGAATTCGCAACCATCTGCCCAGGGGCATCCTGATGCCGGTGGACAAGTTCCAGTTCTTTCAATATCTCAGAGAGCAAGACAAAGTCATCGATGAAGTGGAAGACGCCATGTTCTGGCTCTCCTTTCGCCCCAGGGGTGTACCGCATGAGATAGCTACCGATCTTATACATCTGGTGGACTCCGTGATCCCACCCATTGACAAGTTACCCGACCTGGTAGCCATGGCCACGGAGTATTTCAGGAGCAGGTCTGAGGCGCAACGAAACAAGATGAAAAGCCTTATTCGGGACATCCGCCAAGATGAAAGAGAGGCCGACCATCTGGAACGGGAGTTGAAGTTCAAAATCTTCAGTAGCATCAAAGACCCACTCATCGTATTTCACATGATAAGGTTAGTAGAAATTGTGGGTGATATCGCCGATCATGCACAAAATGCCTCGGATCGCATGCGGGCCATGATTGCCAAATGA
- a CDS encoding inorganic phosphate transporter encodes MSIDIVVLSFAALIGIYVAANIGANDLANAMGTSVGSRAITLKQALWISIIANLLGAVLAGGHVTSTISKGIIDPTLLTSEPNKLMFGMFAALISAGLWVHLATYFGLPVSTTHAIVGAVVGFGIISVGAGAVSWNKIITIAISWVISPAAGACVAGGAFYFAEKKILSARDPHTAAIHYAPALIFVVAMVLILSFIFKGLKNLHLEIGFFHTMLMTLPVAALSGLFGRRWVRWQVHLKCSVRPGQLGMSPVECVFAQLQVLTACYVAFAHGANDVANAIGPLAAIFSVVKTKSVVLQVEVPIWMLVAGGIAVGGGLVAFGTRVMETIGRDITEITPIRGFCAQFGAATTILICSRLGLPVSTTHVLVGSVVGVGIMRGMGTLDLRILKNIGLSWIVTLPFTLVLSMVLYKLLTIFML; translated from the coding sequence ATGAGTATCGATATTGTTGTCCTATCCTTTGCCGCACTGATTGGCATTTACGTGGCGGCCAACATTGGGGCTAATGATCTGGCCAATGCCATGGGAACCTCGGTGGGTTCTCGGGCCATTACTCTCAAACAGGCCTTATGGATTTCCATCATTGCCAATCTCCTTGGGGCTGTTCTTGCAGGGGGGCATGTAACCAGCACCATTAGCAAAGGCATAATCGACCCGACATTGCTCACCAGCGAACCCAACAAATTGATGTTTGGAATGTTTGCCGCTCTGATCTCCGCCGGCCTCTGGGTGCACCTGGCCACATATTTCGGCCTTCCTGTCTCCACCACCCACGCCATTGTTGGGGCTGTCGTGGGCTTTGGCATTATTAGTGTTGGTGCAGGCGCGGTTAGCTGGAACAAAATCATCACTATCGCTATCAGTTGGGTTATTTCTCCTGCTGCAGGCGCGTGTGTTGCGGGAGGTGCTTTCTATTTCGCCGAGAAAAAGATCCTGTCTGCCAGAGACCCTCACACAGCGGCAATCCACTACGCCCCGGCTTTGATCTTTGTCGTGGCTATGGTGCTGATTCTTTCATTCATATTCAAAGGCCTCAAAAACCTCCATCTCGAAATCGGCTTTTTTCATACAATGTTAATGACCTTGCCTGTCGCAGCTTTGAGCGGCTTGTTTGGCAGAAGATGGGTGCGCTGGCAGGTTCATCTCAAATGCAGCGTGCGCCCCGGGCAACTGGGCATGTCTCCGGTGGAGTGTGTTTTTGCCCAGCTTCAGGTCCTCACGGCGTGTTACGTTGCCTTTGCCCATGGGGCCAATGACGTGGCCAATGCCATCGGCCCCCTTGCGGCCATCTTTTCCGTGGTTAAGACGAAGTCAGTGGTCCTCCAGGTGGAAGTTCCCATCTGGATGCTTGTTGCGGGCGGTATTGCTGTGGGCGGGGGACTTGTAGCCTTTGGCACTCGCGTCATGGAGACCATCGGAAGAGACATTACCGAGATCACCCCGATCCGGGGATTTTGTGCACAATTCGGGGCCGCCACCACGATCTTGATCTGCTCCCGGCTCGGCCTGCCGGTCTCAACGACCCACGTGCTTGTGGGTTCCGTGGTTGGAGTCGGAATCATGCGTGGCATGGGCACACTGGATTTGCGTATTCTCAAAAACATCGGCCTTTCGTGGATCGTGACTCTGCCATTCACTCTGGTATTGTCCATGGTATTGTACAAACTCCTCACAATTTTTATGTTGTAA
- a CDS encoding NUDIX hydrolase, producing the protein MSVKVHKITNLYHGRIFDVVLEKVTLPNGLIKDREIVRHSGAAAMVPLTDSGKILLIKQYRHAVGEFLWEIPAGTLEQDEAPIECARRELVEETGYEAKNLEEIAEILPAPGYTDEHIHIYLATGLKLVEQNLDDDEVLELRPTDFDKALDMIMAGEIQDAKTITGLLLTSMKK; encoded by the coding sequence ATGTCTGTGAAGGTGCACAAAATCACGAATCTCTACCACGGCAGGATCTTCGACGTTGTCCTTGAGAAAGTAACGTTGCCAAACGGATTGATCAAAGACCGGGAGATCGTTCGACATTCCGGCGCCGCGGCCATGGTGCCTCTCACGGATAGCGGCAAGATTCTTCTGATCAAGCAGTACCGCCATGCAGTGGGCGAATTTCTGTGGGAGATCCCTGCCGGTACTCTGGAGCAGGATGAAGCCCCCATTGAATGTGCCAGGCGGGAACTGGTTGAAGAGACCGGATATGAAGCCAAGAACCTTGAGGAAATCGCCGAAATCCTGCCTGCCCCCGGATACACTGACGAGCATATCCACATCTATCTGGCCACGGGGTTGAAATTAGTTGAGCAGAACCTTGATGATGACGAGGTCCTGGAGCTTCGGCCCACGGACTTTGACAAAGCCCTTGATATGATAATGGCAGGCGAGATTCAGGACGCCAAGACCATAACAGGTCTCTTGCTGACCTCGATGAAAAAGTAA
- a CDS encoding TIGR04211 family SH3 domain-containing protein — MKVTRTKKLELIVLLVVVLLGRPFQSARAGTQYVTDMLILNLRDTPDEDYKVITRLKSNTPVEALEERGRYLKVRTEEGEEGWVPKQYVTSKRPKHLIIAKLKKNVGRLEIRVEDLEKARSLVLDELKAAKEKHAAAVKIWEDNTSDKEKRISCLSRDLRQITDKYKTLLEQSENVAALVGERDDLQAAARNVKTKNDRLKADVKTLRKKNDRVKRRGVLLWFLAGACVFFVGLIAGRASRKKKIFY; from the coding sequence ATGAAGGTAACAAGAACCAAAAAATTAGAACTCATAGTTCTCTTGGTCGTTGTTCTGCTAGGCAGGCCATTCCAATCTGCCCGTGCAGGCACACAATATGTGACCGACATGCTTATTCTTAACCTCCGTGACACCCCAGATGAAGACTATAAGGTAATAACCAGACTCAAGTCAAATACCCCCGTGGAGGCGCTTGAGGAAAGAGGCCGCTACCTGAAGGTTCGAACGGAAGAGGGCGAAGAGGGATGGGTGCCTAAGCAATATGTAACATCGAAGAGACCTAAACATTTGATTATAGCAAAATTAAAAAAGAACGTAGGGAGACTTGAAATAAGGGTTGAGGATCTGGAAAAAGCGCGGAGCTTGGTGCTGGACGAATTGAAGGCAGCCAAGGAGAAACATGCTGCTGCAGTAAAAATCTGGGAAGATAACACAAGCGATAAGGAAAAGCGGATTTCCTGTCTCAGCAGAGATCTCAGGCAAATTACCGACAAATACAAGACGTTGCTGGAGCAATCCGAGAACGTGGCAGCGTTGGTCGGCGAACGTGATGACTTGCAGGCCGCTGCCCGGAATGTTAAGACAAAAAACGACAGGCTGAAAGCGGATGTCAAGACTCTCAGAAAAAAGAATGATCGCGTCAAGCGCAGGGGCGTTCTCCTGTGGTTCCTTGCTGGGGCTTGCGTGTTCTTTGTGGGCCTAATAGCAGGCAGAGCATCAAGGAAGAAGAAAATATTTTACTGA